From one Lycium ferocissimum isolate CSIRO_LF1 chromosome 5, AGI_CSIRO_Lferr_CH_V1, whole genome shotgun sequence genomic stretch:
- the LOC132055682 gene encoding cyclic dof factor 1, translated as MREVKDPEIKLFGKKIALPENAKILPVFFSGEDSGVGEYVSVTANKESSIGSGRDPCLVDKDGSSVDESDDGSEYEKEEAHKDQMTRELSEAKLEEKDQNQMMEELENPKSLSNSENKSKSPSNDDDSTTVKSSKTEDDQNDAKQKTLKKPDKILPCPRCNSMDTKFCYYNNYNVNQPRHFCKSCQRYWTAGGTMRNVPVGAGRRKNKNNASHCRHIMISEALEAARIDPPNGFHHSAFKPNGTVLSFGPDSPLCDSMASVLNLADNKTPNGIRNGFYRPEHKNPSCIGGENGDDCSSGSTVTTSNSMAEGVKNRPPEAVMQTINGFPSPVPCLPGVPWPLPYAAVPFPAISPTGYPMPFCPPPYWNCNMPGPWSLPWLTPPSPTANQNRSGSAPTSPLGKHSRDGELIKPNNPEGQKNSEGSVLVPKTLRIDDPDEAAKSSIWSTLGIKYDSVSRGGLFKALQPKSSEKDHPANTSPALQANPAACSRSLSFQERV; from the exons ATGAGGGAAGTGAAGGACCCAGAGATTAAGTTATTTGGCAAGAAGATTGCCTTGCCTGAGAACGCGAAAATATTACCGGTATTTTTTTCCGGCGAAGATTCCGGTGTCGGAGAATATGTGAGTGTTACTGCTAATAAAGAAAGTAGTATCGGGTCGGGTCGTGATCCATGTTTAGTGGATAAGGATGGAAGTAGTGTTGATGAATCAGACGATGGAAGTGAATATGAAAAGGAAGAGGCTCATAAG gATCAAATGACGAGAGAGCTCAGTGAAGCCAAATTAGAGGAGAAAGACCAAAATCAAATGATGGAGGAATTGGAAAATCCCAAGTCTCTATCGAACTCAGAAAACAAGTCTAAATCTCCTAGTAATGATGATGACTCTACCACAGTAAAATCTTCCAAGACTGAGGATGATCAGAATGATGCAAAGCAGAAAACTCTGAAGAAGCCAGACAAGATTCTCCCATGCCCTCGTTGCAATAGTATGGATACGAAATTCTGTTACTACAATAATTACAATGTCAATCAGCCTCGTCATTTCTGCAAGAGCTGCCAGAGATATTGGACTGCTGGGGGTACCATGAGGAATGTGCCTGTGGGAGCTGGTCGCCGCAAGAATAAGAACAATGCGTCGCATTGTCGTCACATCATGATTTCTGAAGCCCTTGAAGCTGCAAGAATTGATCCTCCGAACGGATTTCATCATTCAGCGTTCAAACCCAATGGCACTGTCCTATCTTTTGGTCCTGATTCGCCACTGTGTGACTCTATGGCCTCTGTTTTGAATCTTGCTGACAATAAGACACCAAATGGGATCCGAAATGGTTTTTACAGACCAGAACACAAGAATCCGTCTTGCATAGGTGGAGAAAATGGGGATGACTGCTCTAGTGGATCTACAGTCACCACTTCAAATTCAATGGCGGAAGGAGTTAAAAATCGACCTCCTGAGGCAGTTATGCAAACTATAAACGGCTTTCCATCTCCTGTTCCTTGCCTCCCCGGAGTACCTTGGCCTTTACCATATGCTGCTGTTCCTTTCCCTGCCATTAGCCCCACTGGATATCCTATGCCGTTCTGCCCTCCACCTTATTGGAATTGCAATATGCCTGGTCCATGGAGTCTTCCTTGGTTAACTCCACCTTCGCCAACAGCAAACCAAAACAGATCAGGCTCTGCTCCTACTTCACCTTTAGGGAAGCATTCAAGAGACGGTGAATTAATTAAGCCAAACAATCCCGAGGGTCAAAAGAACTCAGAGGGGTCTGTTTTAGTACCAAAAACGTTACGGATTGATGATCCTGATGAAGCTGCAAAGAGTTCTATATGGTCAACACTGGGGATCAAGTACGACTCTGTTAGCAGGGGAGGGCTTTTCAAGGCGTTGCAACCGAAAAGCAGTGAGAAGGATCACCCTGCCAATACGTCCCCAGCTTTGCAGGCTAACCCTGCAGCCTGTTCTAGGTCCCTCAGCTTCCAGGAGAGAGTCTAA
- the LOC132058149 gene encoding probable calcium-binding protein CML45, translated as MDNIFSISGISPSLMGKKIADDLNQFFCIFLMCTILSILSTFQDLYSCFSFPFRAILLFFITVRNALTRGKHDSNANADAKNSSNTSKSCVHDQNRDNEELLKEDVEVVLMDKLMSFCNPNGDKIKDKTELAEVSGLFEEVEPSFGEIKEAFDVFDENGDGYIDASELMKLMWRMGFTEFSVDDCNKMIMAFDENRDGRIEFREFLELMEQSFRDSEES; from the coding sequence ATGGACAACATTTTTTCAATATCAGGAATTAGTCCTTCATTAATGGGCAAGAAGATAGCTGATGAtctcaatcaatttttttgtatttttctaaTGTGTACCATTCTCAGCATCCTAAGCACATTTCAAGATTtatattcttgtttttcttttccattccgAGCAATTCTTTTGTTCTTCATCACTGTCAGAAATGCGTTGACTCGAGGTAAGCATGATAGTAACGCTAATGCTGATGCTAAAAATTCATCAAACACCTCGAAAAGTTGTGTCCATGATCAAAATCGCGATAACGAGGAATTACTAAAGGAAGATGTTGAGGTAGTACTTATGGATAAGCTAATGAGCTTTTGCAATCCAAATGGGGATAAAATAAAGGATAAGACAGAGTTGGCAGAGGTTTCGGGTTTATTTGAGGAAGTAGAACCTAGTTTTGGAGAAATTAAGGAAgcttttgatgtgtttgatgaAAATGGAGATGGATATATTGACGCAAGTGAGTTGATGAAACTTATGTGGAGAATGGGTTTCACTGAATTTTCAGTGGATGATTGCAACAAGATGATTATGGCATTTGATGAAAACAGAGATGGAAGAATTGAATTTCGTGAATTTTTGGAGCTCATGGAACAGAGCTTTCGGGATTCTGAGGAGAGTTaa